In the Adlercreutzia equolifaciens DSM 19450 genome, one interval contains:
- the whiA gene encoding DNA-binding protein WhiA: MSFTSEVKDELARVVPACPQCEKATLAALVRIEGTLFVSGPARYRVEIATDAPASARLVVRLLHGIYQLKTNLTMRRSVLHKTPNYLIEVPAQPHLADALRDMGVLSAEGGLEMGIKEALVEKPCCAAAYLRGAFLGSGFISNPKSDFHFEITVESEALAEGLVELMARKDITARIMARRSSYMVYLKSGNAITEFLAFTGAHQAALSMEEERVVKSVRNDVNRQINAELANQQKASNAAVEQIYAIRRVVEHYGMEDLPPALQDFIRLRVTYPEASLKELGERATPPLSKSAVYHRVRRLESMAAELDAGE, encoded by the coding sequence TGCGAGAAGGCGACGCTCGCGGCCCTCGTGCGCATCGAGGGCACGCTGTTCGTGAGCGGACCGGCCCGCTACCGGGTGGAGATCGCCACGGACGCGCCGGCCTCGGCCCGGCTCGTTGTGAGGCTTCTGCACGGCATCTATCAGCTGAAGACCAATCTCACCATGCGTCGTTCGGTGCTGCACAAGACGCCGAACTACCTCATCGAGGTGCCGGCCCAGCCCCACCTGGCCGACGCTTTGCGCGACATGGGGGTGCTCTCGGCCGAAGGGGGCCTGGAGATGGGCATCAAGGAGGCGCTTGTGGAAAAGCCCTGCTGCGCGGCGGCCTATTTGCGCGGCGCCTTTCTGGGCAGCGGTTTCATCTCGAATCCCAAGAGCGACTTCCATTTCGAGATCACCGTGGAATCCGAGGCGCTGGCCGAGGGGCTCGTGGAGCTCATGGCCCGCAAGGACATCACGGCCCGCATCATGGCGCGGCGCAGCTCGTACATGGTCTATCTGAAGAGCGGCAACGCCATCACGGAGTTCCTCGCCTTCACCGGCGCCCACCAAGCGGCGCTTTCCATGGAGGAGGAGCGCGTCGTGAAGTCGGTGCGCAACGACGTGAACCGCCAGATCAACGCCGAGTTGGCCAACCAGCAGAAGGCCTCGAACGCCGCCGTTGAGCAGATCTACGCCATCAGGCGCGTGGTGGAGCATTACGGCATGGAAGACCTGCCCCCGGCCCTGCAGGACTTCATCCGCCTGCGCGTCACCTATCCCGAGGCATCGCTGAAGGAGCTCGGTGAGCGGGCGACGCCGCCCCTCTCCAAGAGCGCTGTCTACCACCGCGTCCGCCGTCTCGAGTCGATGGCCGCCGAGCTGGACGCGGGGGAGTAG